In Vespula pensylvanica isolate Volc-1 chromosome 21, ASM1446617v1, whole genome shotgun sequence, one genomic interval encodes:
- the LOC122636327 gene encoding BMP-2-inducible protein kinase isoform X3 produces the protein MKKLFSKIENTSKEPNSYLGKVFVVGRYTVTVEEVLAEGGFAIVFLVKASTGRYALKRMYVNNEHDLNVCKREIQIASNLSGHKNIIGYVDSSITHTGGGVHELLLLMPYCKSQVLQMMNNRLQTGFNESEILQIFCDVCEAVSRLHHCQTPIIHRDLKVENILFADSGNYVLCDFGSATGKVLNPNIQGAAMVEEEIKKYTTLSYRAPEMVDMYCGKPITTKADIWALGCLLYKLCFFTLPFGESTLAIQSGNFTIPDNSRYSKALHCLIRYMLEPDPDVRPDIYQVSVIAFQIQGKECPVQNLHKTPTPTLDSLPCPLMENDNIKRSSSVRTPKPTPITTVEGTSVTPRQRPKGQAVSTGPINLSGQIVGQISGQGSQIQQQNPAGITLQQITPMNTTSTYLGQNVQNIQTLPVNPQQSLQLSTQSSFGQVSPHVCTPNQNVSFGQSQSKQAQYSQSQSPMINHSPMTRQSPVSAQDKNSYYFDSRQHEQRSTTNINEENLEALFPPSRYPDPFKDDTRTMPPPTKIPPPVAPKPGSTKVLQKLSNSTNSSSSKVVPMTLPSKLNIQTGPNRTSSSTTPSVLPKPVNKTESLSQSISSSTSPPDSPTSNSSRHRRNVSDTSAFNNGHFDVHRAFATETTQFLAPYEVSVKLRSEEITSPEVPIDTKPCIGTSASHGELSSLIGSEGRSLNTEMAAWNPFEDVQPFGQLTEDHIFGAEFDKIRRGSNTSISCVKSRESLVMTYSELPEDPFESAPFTLPTGKKNKIGSKAAAVAGGRIQNNNIRVPLKQWNSGVKQDGMDDEASLLTESNPISPPFVRAPIEDRSKYEKLAFNADEISSDSDKDVTLERVKKKKKRVKTVLSRKKKVNQDLNNTNVEYESDDSIGSASDLKAINDEECIQENDDEQKKIDETISESVRTCGSSAYHAECESVATHEEEYRMKKPKKHHHTQHLPTIDSDPVVGHQYGEKPLLLDDELDPESKPEQSHGDPFVGFQYGSKPLLLDANSSSDENDKLRSLNNGVWKIEDDVFALAPFPRSSSSRKSSDSRDSGRKHFGQSSIANSPQNSNLVTPISSSPVTSEFLGNVENKTQAEILSVLPSTNLTDINMSKNNYEVVNFTHSVQQSPTTALLCANTNEQEDMEKDLFGSSPFSPSGFTNPFNNMQQYINVETHDQPISAFISSPSSYANYANITSRSYRTPDNHCTGNSPIISNSKLGIVTSNSETLNMESSKDLFGSVPFEEFANLRMSEQQRPTSLPLSQSPNFVKNSLNTVSTCNVHSSNTVPIISTTLPTYTTVQHTTMIAVQALNSISKLSITSELISPMSPEPLVTDNLSKHKKDKSKSDKSKYHLINENHGDVVNVLPTKISHKVKSAGHKKNLKIKKGSAATSGFSNMSFEDFPSDDNDEKQVRTKVTPFEVIREPEKKFGSLKRRSNPFT, from the exons ATGAAGAAGCTCTTTTCAAAGATCGAAAACACGTCGAAGGAACCCAACAGTTATTTAGGAAAGGTGTTCGTAGTTGGACGATACACTGTAACCGTCGAAGAAGTCCTGGCGGAAG GCGGATTTGCCATAGTATTTTTGGTCAAAGCTTCGACCGGCCGATATGCACttaaacgtatgtacgtgaaTAACGAACATGATCTCAATGTATGCAAGAGGGAAATACAGATCGCT AGCAACCTGAGCggacataaaaatattataggaTATGTAGATAGTAGTATCACACATACAGGCGGAGGAGTACACGAGCTTTTACTTTTGATGCCTTATTGTAAATCTCAAGTTCTTCAAATGATGAATAATAG ATTGCAGACTGGTTTTAATGAATCAGAAATCCTTCAAATTTTTTGTGATGTTTGTGAGGCTGTATCTCGGCTACATCATTGTCAAACACCCATTATTCACAGAGATCTAAAG gTTGAAAACATACTGTTTGCCGATTCTGGGAATTATGTTCTTTGTGATTTTGGTTCAGCAACAGGAAAAGTTCTCAATCCAAATATTCAAGGAGCTGCAATggtcgaagaagaaattaaaaaatatacaacttTGAGTTATAGAGCACCAGAAATGGTTGACATGTATTGCGGGAAACCTATAACTACAAAAGCAGATATATGG GCCCTAGGTTgtttattgtataaattatgtttctttACTTTACCATTTGGTGAAAGTACACTTGCCATACAGTCTGGAAATTTTACAATACCAGATAATTCAAG atatagtaAAGCTCTCCATtgtttaattcgatatatgtTGGAACCTGATCCAGATGTTAGACCTGATATTTATCAAGTTTCAGTGATTGCTTTCCAAATTCAAGGAAAAGAATGTCCTGTTCAAAATCTACAT AAAACTCCAACGCCTACGTTAGATTCTTTGCCATGTCCTCTAAtggaaaatgataatattaaaagatcatCATCTGTTAGAACTCCCAAACCTACGCCCATTACAACTGTAGAGGGTACCTCTGTTACTCCTAGGCAAAGACCAAAAGGACAAGCTGTAAGCACAGGTCCTATAAATCTAAGTGGTCAAATAGTAGGACAAATATCAGGACAAGGTAGTCAGATACAACAGCAAAATCCTGCTGGAATTACTCTTCAACAAATTACACCAATGAATACAACTTCAACTTATTTAGGCCAAAATGTACAAAATATTCAGACACTTCCAGTGAATCCTCAACAATCACTGCAACTATCCACGCAGTCGTCTTTTGGTCAAGTTTCACCACATGTTTGTACTCCAAatcaaaatgtttcttttgGACAGTCACAAAGCAAGCAGGCACAATATAGTCAATCTCAGAGTCCTATGATTAATCATTCTCCTATGACTCGGCAAAGTCCAGTGTCTGCTcaagataaaaattcatattattttgattcgaGGCAACACGAACAAAGATCAACCACAAATATAAACGAGGAGAACTTGGAAGCATTATTTCCCCCATCAC GTTATCCAGATCCTTTTAAGGATGATACACGTACAATGCCACCTCCTACGAAAATACCACCACCTGTTGCACCTAAACCTGGATCTACTAAAGTTTTGCAAAAGCTATCAAATTCTACAAATAGTTCATCTTCAAAAGTCGTGCCTATGACATTACcatcaaaattaaatattcaaactgGGCCTAATAGAACAAGTTCATCGACAACTCCATCAGTTTTGCCCAAACCTGTTAATAAAACAGAAAGTTTGAGCCAAAGTATAAGTTCTAGTACATCACCACCTGATAGTCCAACTTCAAATTCATCGAGACATAGAAGAAATGTCAGTGATACTAGCGCTTTCAATAA cGGCCATTTCGATGTTCACAGAGCGTTTGCAACTGAGACAACCCAATTCTTAGCACCATACGAAGTTTCAGTCAAATTGCGCTCGGAAGAAATAACATCTCCTGAAGTACCAATTGATACAAAACCTTGTATAGGAACGAGTGCCTCACAT gGAGAGCTTTCAAGTTTAATAGGATCAGAAGGTAGATCATTGAACACTGAAATGGCTGCTTGGAATCCATTTGAAGATGTGCAGCCTTTTGGTCAATTAACAGAAGATCATATTTTTGGCGCtgaattcgataaaattcgaaGAGGTAGTAATACCAGCATTAGTTGCGTAAAGAGTCGTGAGAGCCTCGTTATGACTTATTCTGAATTACCTGAAGATCCATTTGAATCAGCACCATTCACTCTGCCAA caggaaagaagaataaaattggaTCAAAAGCTGCAGCAGTTGCTGGAG gaaggattcaaaataataatattagggTGCCTTTAAAACAATGGAATTCAGGGGTGAAACAGGATGGAATGGATGATGAAGCATCATTGCTTACCGAATCTAATCCCATTTCTCCACCTTTTGTCCGAGCTCCAATTGAAGACCGttcaaaatatgaaaaattagcTTTTAATGCGGATGAAATATCAAGTGATAGTGATAAGGATGTAACCCTAGAacgagtgaaaaagaagaaaaaaagagtgaaaacTGTACTcagtaggaagaagaaagtgaatcaagatttaaataatactaatgTAGAGTATGAATCTGATGATTCTATAGGTTCTGCTAGTGATTTGAAAGCAATAAATGATGAAGAGTGTATTcaagaaaatgatgatgaacaaaagaaaatagatgaaaCAATTTCAGAGAGTGTACGTACTTGTGGAAGTTCAGCATATCATGCAGAATGTGAATCTGTTGCAACGCATGAAGAGGaatatagaatgaaaaaaccaaaaaaacaTCACCATACTCAACACCTTCCAACAATTGATTCAGATCCTGTGGTAGGACATCAATATGGAGAAAAACCTTTATTATTGGATGATGAATTAGATCCAGAATCTAAACCAGAACAATCTCATGGAGATCCATTTGTTGGTTTCCAGTATGGATCAAAACCTTTACTATTAGATGCTAATAGTTCCTcggatgaaaatgataaattaaggTCATTAAATAATGGTGTTTGGAAAATAGAAGATGATGTATTTGCACTTGCACCATTTCCAAGATCTAGTAGCTCTAGAAAAAGTAGTGATAGTCGTGATAGCGGACGTAAACATTTTGGACAAAGTAGTATTGCAAACTCTCCTCAAAATTCAAATTTGGTGACACCTATATCTAGTTCTCCAGTTACATCAGAGTTCTTAGGgaatgtagaaaataaaactcaAGCTGAAATATTATCTGTATTGCCTTCTACAAATCTCACAGATATAAATATGAGTAAAAACAATTATGAGGTAGTAAATTTTACTCATTCAGTTCAACAATCACCAACCACGGCTCTTCTTTGTGCTAATACTAATGAACAGGAAGATATGGAAAAAGATCTATTTGGTTCTTCGCCTTTCAGTCCAAGTGGTTTTACAAATCCCTTCAACAATATGCAACAGTATATAAATGTTGAAACACACGATCAACCAATCTCTGCATTTATAAGTTCACCCTCTTCTTATGCTAATTACGCTAATATTACTTCGCGATCTTATAGAACTCCAGATAATCATTGTACAGGCAATTCAccaattatttctaattctaaACTTGGTATTGTGACTAGTAATTCAGAGACATTGAACATGGAGTCTTCCAAAGATCTTTTTGGATCTGTACCTTTTGAAGAATTTGCAAATTTGCGAATGAGTGAACAACAAAGGCCAACATCTCTACCATTATCACAGTCTCCAAACTTTGTGAAGAATTCATTGAATACTGTGTCAACATGTAATGTACATTCATCAAATACTGTTCCAATAATATCAACAACACTACCAACATATACAACAGTGCAGCATACTACTATGATAGCAGTTCAGGCATTAAATAGCATTTCAAAATTAAGTATTACATCAGAATTAATCTCTCCTATGTCTCCAGAACCTTTAGTTACAGATAATCTATCAAAgcataaaaaggataaatccAAATCCGATAAATCTAAATACCATCTTATCAATGAAAATCATGGTGATGTGGTTAATGTTCTACCTACTAAAATATCGCATAAAGTTAAATCTGCaggtcataaaaaaaatttgaagataaaaaagggaTCTGCAGCAACATCTGGTTTCAGTAATATGAGTTTTGAAGATTTTCCTAGTGATGACAATGATGAAAAACAAGTTAGAACGAAAGTAACACCTTTTGAGGTAATAAGAGAACCAGAAAAGAAATTTGGTTCGTTAAAAAGACGAAGCAATCCGTTTACCTGA
- the LOC122636327 gene encoding BMP-2-inducible protein kinase isoform X5: protein MKKLFSKIENTSKEPNSYLGKVFVVGRYTVTVEEVLAEGGFAIVFLVKASTGRYALKRMYVNNEHDLNVCKREIQIASNLSGHKNIIGYVDSSITHTGGGVHELLLLMPYCKSQVLQMMNNRLQTGFNESEILQIFCDVCEAVSRLHHCQTPIIHRDLKVENILFADSGNYVLCDFGSATGKVLNPNIQGAAMVEEEIKKYTTLSYRAPEMVDMYCGKPITTKADIWALGCLLYKLCFFTLPFGESTLAIQSGNFTIPDNSRYSKALHCLIRYMLEPDPDVRPDIYQVSVIAFQIQGKECPVQNLHKTPTPTLDSLPCPLMENDNIKRSSSVRTPKPTPITTVEGTSVTPRQRPKGQAVSTGPINLSGQIVGQISGQGSQIQQQNPAGITLQQITPMNTTSTYLGQNVQNIQTLPVNPQQSLQLSTQSSFGQVSPHVCTPNQNVSFGQSQSKQAQYSQSQSPMINHSPMTRQSPVSAQDKNSYYFDSRQHEQRSTTNINEENLEALFPPSRYPDPFKDDTRTMPPPTKIPPPVAPKPGSTKVLQKLSNSTNSSSSKVVPMTLPSKLNIQTGPNRTSSSTTPSVLPKPVNKTESLSQSISSSTSPPDSPTSNSSRHRRNVSDTSAFNKAFATETTQFLAPYEVSVKLRSEEITSPEVPIDTKPCIGTSASHGELSSLIGSEGRSLNTEMAAWNPFEDVQPFGQLTEDHIFGAEFDKIRRGSNTSISCVKSRESLVMTYSELPEDPFESAPFTLPTGKKNKIGSKAAAVAGGRIQNNNIRVPLKQWNSGVKQDGMDDEASLLTESNPISPPFVRAPIEDRSKYEKLAFNADEISSDSDKDVTLERVKKKKKRVKTVLSRKKKVNQDLNNTNVEYESDDSIGSASDLKAINDEECIQENDDEQKKIDETISESVRTCGSSAYHAECESVATHEEEYRMKKPKKHHHTQHLPTIDSDPVVGHQYGEKPLLLDDELDPESKPEQSHGDPFVGFQYGSKPLLLDANSSSDENDKLRSLNNGVWKIEDDVFALAPFPRSSSSRKSSDSRDSGRKHFGQSSIANSPQNSNLVTPISSSPVTSEFLGNVENKTQAEILSVLPSTNLTDINMSKNNYEVVNFTHSVQQSPTTALLCANTNEQEDMEKDLFGSSPFSPSGFTNPFNNMQQYINVETHDQPISAFISSPSSYANYANITSRSYRTPDNHCTGNSPIISNSKLGIVTSNSETLNMESSKDLFGSVPFEEFANLRMSEQQRPTSLPLSQSPNFVKNSLNTVSTCNVHSSNTVPIISTTLPTYTTVQHTTMIAVQALNSISKLSITSELISPMSPEPLVTDNLSKHKKDKSKSDKSKYHLINENHGDVVNVLPTKISHKVKSAGHKKNLKIKKGSAATSGFSNMSFEDFPSDDNDEKQVRTKVTPFEVIREPEKKFGSLKRRSNPFT from the exons ATGAAGAAGCTCTTTTCAAAGATCGAAAACACGTCGAAGGAACCCAACAGTTATTTAGGAAAGGTGTTCGTAGTTGGACGATACACTGTAACCGTCGAAGAAGTCCTGGCGGAAG GCGGATTTGCCATAGTATTTTTGGTCAAAGCTTCGACCGGCCGATATGCACttaaacgtatgtacgtgaaTAACGAACATGATCTCAATGTATGCAAGAGGGAAATACAGATCGCT AGCAACCTGAGCggacataaaaatattataggaTATGTAGATAGTAGTATCACACATACAGGCGGAGGAGTACACGAGCTTTTACTTTTGATGCCTTATTGTAAATCTCAAGTTCTTCAAATGATGAATAATAG ATTGCAGACTGGTTTTAATGAATCAGAAATCCTTCAAATTTTTTGTGATGTTTGTGAGGCTGTATCTCGGCTACATCATTGTCAAACACCCATTATTCACAGAGATCTAAAG gTTGAAAACATACTGTTTGCCGATTCTGGGAATTATGTTCTTTGTGATTTTGGTTCAGCAACAGGAAAAGTTCTCAATCCAAATATTCAAGGAGCTGCAATggtcgaagaagaaattaaaaaatatacaacttTGAGTTATAGAGCACCAGAAATGGTTGACATGTATTGCGGGAAACCTATAACTACAAAAGCAGATATATGG GCCCTAGGTTgtttattgtataaattatgtttctttACTTTACCATTTGGTGAAAGTACACTTGCCATACAGTCTGGAAATTTTACAATACCAGATAATTCAAG atatagtaAAGCTCTCCATtgtttaattcgatatatgtTGGAACCTGATCCAGATGTTAGACCTGATATTTATCAAGTTTCAGTGATTGCTTTCCAAATTCAAGGAAAAGAATGTCCTGTTCAAAATCTACAT AAAACTCCAACGCCTACGTTAGATTCTTTGCCATGTCCTCTAAtggaaaatgataatattaaaagatcatCATCTGTTAGAACTCCCAAACCTACGCCCATTACAACTGTAGAGGGTACCTCTGTTACTCCTAGGCAAAGACCAAAAGGACAAGCTGTAAGCACAGGTCCTATAAATCTAAGTGGTCAAATAGTAGGACAAATATCAGGACAAGGTAGTCAGATACAACAGCAAAATCCTGCTGGAATTACTCTTCAACAAATTACACCAATGAATACAACTTCAACTTATTTAGGCCAAAATGTACAAAATATTCAGACACTTCCAGTGAATCCTCAACAATCACTGCAACTATCCACGCAGTCGTCTTTTGGTCAAGTTTCACCACATGTTTGTACTCCAAatcaaaatgtttcttttgGACAGTCACAAAGCAAGCAGGCACAATATAGTCAATCTCAGAGTCCTATGATTAATCATTCTCCTATGACTCGGCAAAGTCCAGTGTCTGCTcaagataaaaattcatattattttgattcgaGGCAACACGAACAAAGATCAACCACAAATATAAACGAGGAGAACTTGGAAGCATTATTTCCCCCATCAC GTTATCCAGATCCTTTTAAGGATGATACACGTACAATGCCACCTCCTACGAAAATACCACCACCTGTTGCACCTAAACCTGGATCTACTAAAGTTTTGCAAAAGCTATCAAATTCTACAAATAGTTCATCTTCAAAAGTCGTGCCTATGACATTACcatcaaaattaaatattcaaactgGGCCTAATAGAACAAGTTCATCGACAACTCCATCAGTTTTGCCCAAACCTGTTAATAAAACAGAAAGTTTGAGCCAAAGTATAAGTTCTAGTACATCACCACCTGATAGTCCAACTTCAAATTCATCGAGACATAGAAGAAATGTCAGTGATACTAGCGCTTTCAATAA AGCGTTTGCAACTGAGACAACCCAATTCTTAGCACCATACGAAGTTTCAGTCAAATTGCGCTCGGAAGAAATAACATCTCCTGAAGTACCAATTGATACAAAACCTTGTATAGGAACGAGTGCCTCACAT gGAGAGCTTTCAAGTTTAATAGGATCAGAAGGTAGATCATTGAACACTGAAATGGCTGCTTGGAATCCATTTGAAGATGTGCAGCCTTTTGGTCAATTAACAGAAGATCATATTTTTGGCGCtgaattcgataaaattcgaaGAGGTAGTAATACCAGCATTAGTTGCGTAAAGAGTCGTGAGAGCCTCGTTATGACTTATTCTGAATTACCTGAAGATCCATTTGAATCAGCACCATTCACTCTGCCAA caggaaagaagaataaaattggaTCAAAAGCTGCAGCAGTTGCTGGAG gaaggattcaaaataataatattagggTGCCTTTAAAACAATGGAATTCAGGGGTGAAACAGGATGGAATGGATGATGAAGCATCATTGCTTACCGAATCTAATCCCATTTCTCCACCTTTTGTCCGAGCTCCAATTGAAGACCGttcaaaatatgaaaaattagcTTTTAATGCGGATGAAATATCAAGTGATAGTGATAAGGATGTAACCCTAGAacgagtgaaaaagaagaaaaaaagagtgaaaacTGTACTcagtaggaagaagaaagtgaatcaagatttaaataatactaatgTAGAGTATGAATCTGATGATTCTATAGGTTCTGCTAGTGATTTGAAAGCAATAAATGATGAAGAGTGTATTcaagaaaatgatgatgaacaaaagaaaatagatgaaaCAATTTCAGAGAGTGTACGTACTTGTGGAAGTTCAGCATATCATGCAGAATGTGAATCTGTTGCAACGCATGAAGAGGaatatagaatgaaaaaaccaaaaaaacaTCACCATACTCAACACCTTCCAACAATTGATTCAGATCCTGTGGTAGGACATCAATATGGAGAAAAACCTTTATTATTGGATGATGAATTAGATCCAGAATCTAAACCAGAACAATCTCATGGAGATCCATTTGTTGGTTTCCAGTATGGATCAAAACCTTTACTATTAGATGCTAATAGTTCCTcggatgaaaatgataaattaaggTCATTAAATAATGGTGTTTGGAAAATAGAAGATGATGTATTTGCACTTGCACCATTTCCAAGATCTAGTAGCTCTAGAAAAAGTAGTGATAGTCGTGATAGCGGACGTAAACATTTTGGACAAAGTAGTATTGCAAACTCTCCTCAAAATTCAAATTTGGTGACACCTATATCTAGTTCTCCAGTTACATCAGAGTTCTTAGGgaatgtagaaaataaaactcaAGCTGAAATATTATCTGTATTGCCTTCTACAAATCTCACAGATATAAATATGAGTAAAAACAATTATGAGGTAGTAAATTTTACTCATTCAGTTCAACAATCACCAACCACGGCTCTTCTTTGTGCTAATACTAATGAACAGGAAGATATGGAAAAAGATCTATTTGGTTCTTCGCCTTTCAGTCCAAGTGGTTTTACAAATCCCTTCAACAATATGCAACAGTATATAAATGTTGAAACACACGATCAACCAATCTCTGCATTTATAAGTTCACCCTCTTCTTATGCTAATTACGCTAATATTACTTCGCGATCTTATAGAACTCCAGATAATCATTGTACAGGCAATTCAccaattatttctaattctaaACTTGGTATTGTGACTAGTAATTCAGAGACATTGAACATGGAGTCTTCCAAAGATCTTTTTGGATCTGTACCTTTTGAAGAATTTGCAAATTTGCGAATGAGTGAACAACAAAGGCCAACATCTCTACCATTATCACAGTCTCCAAACTTTGTGAAGAATTCATTGAATACTGTGTCAACATGTAATGTACATTCATCAAATACTGTTCCAATAATATCAACAACACTACCAACATATACAACAGTGCAGCATACTACTATGATAGCAGTTCAGGCATTAAATAGCATTTCAAAATTAAGTATTACATCAGAATTAATCTCTCCTATGTCTCCAGAACCTTTAGTTACAGATAATCTATCAAAgcataaaaaggataaatccAAATCCGATAAATCTAAATACCATCTTATCAATGAAAATCATGGTGATGTGGTTAATGTTCTACCTACTAAAATATCGCATAAAGTTAAATCTGCaggtcataaaaaaaatttgaagataaaaaagggaTCTGCAGCAACATCTGGTTTCAGTAATATGAGTTTTGAAGATTTTCCTAGTGATGACAATGATGAAAAACAAGTTAGAACGAAAGTAACACCTTTTGAGGTAATAAGAGAACCAGAAAAGAAATTTGGTTCGTTAAAAAGACGAAGCAATCCGTTTACCTGA